The DNA sequence CCAGCTCATCAGCTGTGGGCAGAGGCCGCCTCCTCCGACGGGCGCTCCACGCTGCCCCTCTGCTCCTGGTCCGGGACGTCCTCCTCCTTCCGCTCCAGTTTGAAGTTCTGTGGACACGGTTTCCGGTGAGGCCGGGCCCTGCGTTTGCCCAGCTGCGTCCCTGAGACGTTGTGGGGTGGCGGATGCCAGAGCTGCTACGCTGGGTCATGGTCCCTTATTTCTGAAGAGAAGTCCTGTTTGTTCCATCCCATCCGACACACGGACCTGACCTACCTCGAGCTCCTGCAAGACCTCGTCCATGAAATCCTGGGAGTTCTGCTTGTAAGACACGGCCAACCGGATCGCATCATTGAAGAGCTGGGGGCAAAGCAGAGTGGTGGGCAGGAGCCCCGGACCCCACCTGGCTGCACCCACGGGCCCCACCGTCAGTCCACGTGACACTCCACCTCTAAAATCGGCAAGCTCACCCCTCAACGCACCTTCTTTCCATCACCTGACCCCATACGCGGTCACTGGCATTTGGCCGCACCAAGCTCTGGCCTGTCACCCTGTCCCCTCGCTGCTGCACAGCCCCTCACCGTCCCCGTCCTCTCCCACATGCCTGCAGCCAGCCCTTCTCTGCAGAGCTTCCCCACTCACCGGACCCCCTGGCGCCCCAACCTCACCGATGGCCTCTGCAGTCTACCGTACCTTCACGACATTGGTACCGTCGGCAGCTGAGACAAAGTACAGGGGCAGGGAGAACTTCCTGGCAAAACTGAAGCTTTTTTGGGTCACCTTTATGTCTGCTGTAGGGAGAAGACAGGAAATTGGCCTGTTCgtcaagggaaggagagaggggttTGGAGGGTGAGTCACTGGAGGCGCCCATTCCAAACAGTGGGACAGGCAGGGGCCAAGGAACATGTCCTAGAGAGTTCAGGGCGGGCTGGCTCAAGGGAAGAGCGATGCAAGCAACCACGCCCTGAGTCCTGGGAAGGGGACTGATCATGGTGGCAGCCCTccccaggagaggaggaggacaggTGGGCTGGTGGGTCCCCCATGAGTCGATGATGCCCGGGGACAAGGATGGCCCCACCGTCAATTTTATTGGCCACCACGATGCACGGGATCTCCGGCCTGAATTCCCGAAGCTCTGTATACCAGGTGCTCAGGTTCTTATAGGTGACTTTCCTCTGTACATCGAACACCTGCAAAGGAAGGGAGACAGCTCAGGTACGTCAGCGCGTCTGCAATCCACCTCCAGGTGACTCACACACCTGGGCAGGTGAGCACGGGACGTGCCACAGTCTTGGGGACTCAGACACACGCTCTGAACGGCGGTCCCTCTCGTCACGGGGGCTGAGCCTGCCCCTCTCAGGGAAGCAGCCCCCTGGAACCTCTGGAtccaaaagtgtttttaaaagtcttattcCTTTTTTGTTATCTTGTCATCTAATCTTATTTACCTACTTTAACAGCTATAGATCAACTCAATAATCAATATAATCTGTTAAAAATTgtcaaactatttttttattcttatttttgcttaaattattCTAAAACTCCTTTGTAATAAATACCACTATTTCTAGAGCTTTCCTTTAGGTACCActgatttacttttaattttaggcTTTTGTTAATCTTCTGTtcattctttaaactttttaaaagtaatttttatcttttgttattgTAGCCTATAATTTTGTTACCTTTGTACACTTTAatgtttttgcccattttaaaacatCAGCGAGGAGCACGCGCACTGTGGACCGGCGCTAGGGCAGGACCCTTGAGACACCCCTGCGCTGCCGCTGCCGGGATCACCAGAGCGGCCTCCAGAACAGGGTCACAGGTCCAAACCGCCCTAGTACAACAAGGTCAGGGACAACAGCCCCGTGGCTGCTGGAATGGCTGACTTCACTTCAAAATCACCCAGCCCTCTGTGCGAGCAACACGGTCCAGCTCAGGCCTGGGGGCTGCCCCGCATGGCCGTGGGTCCCCAGCCAGCACCTTGGAAGGAGGCAGGAAATCTGCCTGGAGTTTCTTCCAGGGGACTCACCAGGCCCAGTTTCAACAAGTCAATACATTGTCTTGAATTCCCAAGGAAGACTTCTGAAAAGCATGCCTAGAGTGGAACTTGCAGCACCTTCTGTGCAGGCCTGCTTTCCCGAGCACCCGTTCTGTTTTGGAGAGGGGAGGGGCCCGCAAGGTTCCACGGTGGGGGTGGAGTCCCGAGTCCCTGGTGACCGTCAGCTCCCCGGTGGCCAGGTGAGGGCTTCCCGCCTGCCACGCCCTGGGCAGCGGACGGGGCTGGTGGCAGCACCTGCAGGTTCAGGGACGCCAGCAGGGAAGGTGTCCCCAGTCCTCAGAAGAGCGTCTGAGAGGAGCTGATGGAGATGCATCAAAGGCAGGAGGTTCCTCTGAGCCGAGAGGTGCGTTCAGAAGACCCCCGGCCAAAGCAGGCGCGAGACTGAACAGCTCGCACGACCCTTCCCAGTTGTCAGGGCCGGACTTGTGCAGCAGACTGCCCCATGTGCCGGACCCCACCGTCCTCTTTTGTTTAGTACCCTTAGGGTCATGAACATCAAAATTTTTGGGAATTTTCAAGGGAATTTGTGCTTACGGGGCAGTGGCAGGAATCAGGCGAGGAGCTCGTCCCTTTACCATCTGCGAAGGGTCGGGAGGGAAGAGCCCTCGCCGTCCTCGGCACTGGTACCTGGGCCACCCACCGGTGAGCTGCTGGAGGCCACACGTGTGTGTTTGCACCCTGGCACCCGGGCACCCTGCACACGCACGTCACACACACAATTCACGTGCTAGCCGCGGTCCGAGTGTTGTGGGCACACACAGGAAAGAGGCGGCTCACGGAGTGGGTGGCAAAGAGCGAGGCGTGAGAAAGGAGCCGAGTGCCGAGTGAAGGGCGTGACCACGGGGGACCGGGGGACAAGCAGAAGGACGTGCAGAGGAGCAGGCAGCAGCGAGCGGAACAGACCGGCCCCTCCTGTGCTCCTCCGCGGCTGCTCCTCACGGCTGAAAGAACCCTGCTCAGCTGCGCTTCCCTCAGGGCCACGGGGAGGCCACACAGGCTGCAGACAGTCACCAAGCGGGAGGGAGGGCCGGAAGGGTGGCTGGAACCTACGTGCCGTGGGGCGCCATGGCAGACTTCATACACCAACCACGTCGGCAAATCATCCCCCCACCTGCTTCTCGGATCCTGTGACTGCCCCCCACTGACAGGCGTTCTCTGCTTCTCCCCTGTGTGACTTCGGCCAGAGTGAGGCCACGTAACTCCCAGGCTCGGCCGTGAAAGGAAATACGACTCCCACCTGGTTCTCTTTGGGTGCTTTGTGTTGGGATCTGGCTGCCACGCCGAGAGCAAGGCCCAGTCAGCCCACGGGACCAACTGCACAGAGACACACGGCACAGAACCAGCCAGCGGCCAGGGTGTGCGGCGATGCCTCGGCGGGGCCCAGCCTGGGACCCAGCCTCGGGTCTACTTAGCTGTGAACTCGGACACTGCGGATTCCTGATTCATCAGAAAATGGTCGTTTTGTGTCACCAAGTTTCGGCTTTCATATTAAAGCAGGACCTTGAGTGCTGTTCGAAGAAGTTTGAGGGACTGGGGTTTTTACTTAGTGACAATTGCTAGGGTTCACAATTCAGAAAACCAGGCTGTTACCTCATGCATTATAGATGGCTGATCGTCatgaaaatgtttgtaaatggaccaaaacaaaacaaaacaaaaggctgCTCCTTTCAGCATCTAAAAGCGGTGGCCTGAACACCAAGCCCGGGATGCGTGCTCCGAATGTCTGCAGGATTCCCTTCCCCGTTCTTGCCTCTCCCAcggctgtgtgccaggcactctggtGGCACTTACTGCACACCGGCCACCGGCGTACGACCTTGGGGACTGTGTCCCAGAAAGCcaatgagagggagggagggaaagtcCCCTGGGAACTGCTGGG is a window from the Eulemur rufifrons isolate Redbay chromosome 16, OSU_ERuf_1, whole genome shotgun sequence genome containing:
- the RABL2B gene encoding rab-like protein 2B isoform X3 yields the protein MGRPFLWVFDVQRKVTYKNLSTWYTELREFRPEIPCIVVANKIDADIKVTQKSFSFARKFSLPLYFVSAADGTNVVKLFNDAIRLAVSYKQNSQDFMDEVLQELENFKLERKEEDVPDQEQRGSVERPSEEAASAHS
- the RABL2B gene encoding rab-like protein 2B isoform X4, translating into MGRPFLWVFDVQRKVTYKNLSTWYTELREFRPEIPCIVVANKIDDIKVTQKSFSFARKFSLPLYFVSAADGTNVVKLFNDAIRLAVSYKQNSQDFMDEVLQELENFKLERKEEDVPDQEQRGSVERPSEEAASAHS
- the RABL2B gene encoding rab-like protein 2B isoform X2, which translates into the protein MAGDRTKPSELDQEKYDADDNVKIICLGDSAVGKSKLMERFLMDGFQPQQLSTYALTLYKHTARVDGKTVLVDFWDTAGQERFQSMHASYYHKAHACIMVFDVQRKVTYKNLSTWYTELREFRPEIPCIVVANKIDDIKVTQKSFSFARKFSLPLYFVSAADGTNVVKLFNDAIRLAVSYKQNSQDFMDEVLQELENFKLERKEEDVPDQEQRGSVERPSEEAASAHS
- the RABL2B gene encoding rab-like protein 2B isoform X1; this encodes MAGDRTKPSELDQEKYDADDNVKIICLGDSAVGKSKLMERFLMDGFQPQQLSTYALTLYKHTARVDGKTVLVDFWDTAGQERFQSMHASYYHKAHACIMVFDVQRKVTYKNLSTWYTELREFRPEIPCIVVANKIDADIKVTQKSFSFARKFSLPLYFVSAADGTNVVKLFNDAIRLAVSYKQNSQDFMDEVLQELENFKLERKEEDVPDQEQRGSVERPSEEAASAHS